The window AGGTTGTGTCTTGGCGCTGGAGTTGGGTTTGGTAACCAGGTATCAATATCATCACGGGcataattattttccttttcttttcttaacaaTTAAATTAGGTAGAGCATACAATCAAATAAGGTATTTTTATTTGGGCGTCACATGCTAATTATAGAGAAATCTTGTTTGCAGTCTTCAAATAGAGATGATATGTGCAAACCTTAattcattaaattgaaaaaaatatcattttaagaaatatattattataattttaaaaaattttaaagactAAATTAATTAGGCTTGCACATGCATGTAGTCTCCAAATGGAGACTGTAAgtatatatatgagataaaTTCCTTTTCAAATTAGAATCTAAGACTTAGGATTCAATCGGACACTCTGAGGagtatttcataattttttgaatagtagtggaaatgtttaaattgttatattttaatggagtttgaaaaattagagaggaaatttgaataaaaatattataaaaaattaattttttgtgtttttaatattaaaaattcaaacaatgatttaatattatattcaaaattgTCTTGATTTTTGTGGATAAGTTTTATTTAATGCCGACTGGCCAAGTGCTAATAGTTTAACGTGAACGCATGAGAGAATATATCCCAGTTATGATCATATTGCACCCTCGTGTTATTTAATTGAAAGAATACAGTAGGTTTCTCAATCGCTGATCCTGATGTTTTCAATGCATGAACAGGCAGTACCGTTGTTCATATCAGAAATTGCTCCGGCCAAGTACAGGGGAGGCCTGAACATCTGCTTTCAGTTGCTTATCACAGTCGGCATTCTGTGCGCAAACGTGATTAATTATTTCACGTCAAACATGCACCCATACGGCTGGAGAGTGTCGCTAGGGGGTGCCGCGGTGCCCGCCATAATTCTTCTCGTCGGATCCATCGTCATCGTCGAGACGCCCACCAGCCTAATCGAGCGTGGGAAGGAAGACCAAGGCTTGAAAACTCTGAGGAAGATTAGGGGCGTGGAAGATGTAGAGAAAGAATTCAACGACCTAGTGCACGCCACTGAAGTGGCTAACCAAGCCAAGCACGCCTACAGAAGTCTCATGAAACGCAACAGCAGGCCTCAGCTCATTTGTTCTGCGCTTCTTCAGGTCTTCCAGCAGCTTACAGGAATCAACGTCATCATGTTTTATGCACCAGTACTGTTTCAGACCATGGGATTCAAGAGCGATGGATCGTTGTTATCTGCCGTCGTTACCGGTTTGGTTAACGTGTTATCCACATTGGTTGCAGTTTTCTCGGTTGACAGAATCGGGAGGAGGAAATTGCTCATCGAAGCTGCCGTTCAAATGCTTGTAGCCCAGGTAAGGAAAAAATTAGAAGCACAGAAACGTCTATATAAAACTGAGACACATGAAGTGTTGCCCGAGACGATAAGTCTCTAGCATGCATGTTTTTACGTGTTACTAAATTGTGCatgttttgtgtttttgcaGTCTGTAATGGGAGCGATACTTGCAGTCCATTTGAAAGCTTCAAACGAGATGCCAAGCAATTATGCACTGTTCGTGGTGTTCTTGGTCTGTCTTTTCGTGTCCGGTTTTGCGTGGTCTTGGGGTCCCTTGGGCTGGCTAATTCCTAGTGAAATCTTCCCACTCGAGACTCGAAGTGCTGGGTTCTTCTTTGCTGTCAGCACCAACATGCTTTTCACCTTCCTCATTGCTCAAGCGTTCCTCACAATGCTGTGCCATATGCGGTCtgggatcttcttcttcttcgtggCATGGATTGTTTTGATGGGTTCCTTTGCCATCTTCTTCCTGCCTGAAACAAAGGGAGTTCCCATtgatgaaatgaatgaaagagtgTGGAAGAAGCATTGGTTCTGGAAGAGGTACTTTGATGACGACGACAGAGAGATGCAAGCTAAAGCAGAGGAAAAGCAACTGGCTTGATCAAGACTATTCTTTTTTTGCTCCCTTAATTTAGTACAGACTTATGTGTACGTCGTCATTATTAATTAGTTTGGGATGATTTTTAAAATCAGTACATATTTTCTGCTAAATATTTGTGCTTGATCATGAtctaaattcatatatatatatagttgacaATAATTTTATCCGAATtactattaaaattgaaaagtatttatattactTGCGAGTCAATGTGGAGGACATTGCATGTACATACAGAACTTGATTtataagaagaaattaaatagaaaatatatatataagccttaTTTTTTATACACCCACCACATCACTGATGTGAAagtttatacaaaaataaacttataaactgacatgatattctaaagttatttttattacttttattgtaaaataaaaatggcGCATCATATAGAAGACATGTAAttatcagtttgtgaattttattttatgggatttttttttgtttctaacactttttaaaaagaataatgttgGATATAGTCGTAGAATGTACAAACGTcgcacaatcattttaaaaaatagtaagatcCACGATgagaaaattagtttttttatctggatctcgtatttacttactttttcaaaagaattgtgCAACGCTTGCGCTGTACTCCATGACtagaaatattatttctttttaaaaaataattggcattttgatttttttttttaattataatgcGTTGTATTATAAATGGTACGTTAACCAGTGTAAAGAAAGTTTACTAGGAAATTGAGTATGACATTTAAATAGCAAATTATCTTTATGAAACGGAAAATGTTTGTCTTCAGCATTGTGATTGAATTACAAGACAAGCAGCTTGCAAATTGATAAGTATTACATGCTTCTTTGTGATACTCTGTCACCctattctcatctcaccttatTTTTTATACACCCACCATGTACATCGCTGATGTGAaagtttctataaaaataaactacaaattgacatgacattttaaagttatttttattatttttattgtaaaatagatatcACGTATTATATCAAGATTacatgtaattattagtttatgaatttatttttatggaatctctttatgtttttaacactttttaaaaaaagtaatattagatacagtcgTGGAGTACACAAATAtcgtacaattattttgaaaaagaataaaaacaccATGCATGACATATTATTGGATGGGCTTTTGGTTCTTTTTGACATACACCGTTCATGACATATTCTTCATTTGTCCCGGGCATACCTTCATTTGTTCTTCATTCATGACATGTTTTTCAGTCTTGTATTTTCTCTTGTACATTCTAGTGCTgctgaattgttttttttttacttgctaGTGGACTTGGTCTTTTGTAATGGAACAATAAATGTAATGAGGGAGCATCTGATTTTTGCTAGTGGCTTCTTTTTCGACTTGCTGGTGAACTTGCTTTATTGTAATGTACTTGTTGGACGTTGCTGGCGGACTTGCTAGTGGGATTGCTTTTTTGACTTTGACCATGACATAAACCTGCACGTACTGCTAGAGTCATCGTTGGAGGCTCAACTACCACTGGCTctagcatatatttttttttatatgtttttttataatttttttataattttttttaatattttataaaaataaaataaatttataatattattaaaaaatattttcgaagtaaaaaaaaaattatttttttaataatattataaattatttttatttttttaaaatatttaaaattattaaaaaaatttatataaaaataattataaaaaaaacacataataaaaCGAACGGTGACAGTCACCAGCGGTgactctatcattttccaaacctGCATTGGTCTTCCTGGTCATGCGTATAATGACATATTTTCCCGTCAATAAAGGTCACTAGCTATGGGGTAGCCTGGTCGAGTAATctgaagaaaaacaaacaaataaaaacaaactgtTAGACCACTAAATTCCATTGACCTGGTCAACCGATAACCATGGACCAAAATAGTCTGTTTGGTATgactctctcattttttttttaaaattataaaatgatataaatataattattcaataaaatattattattctttgaatTCAAACCCttcaagataaaataagatttaaataagtttagaaaataagaataatttatttataaattgtgcaaatattgaaaaattaactTTGTCTTCAATTACATCAGTATAAAATGAATGACAAATCAAGAGCGAAGATATaggagtttttattttattttaaatcataaaaagataaaaataaataaataagaatttatcTAGTCAACAGCCTTACATCACACAtctgttgagaaaaaaataagaagataaaaactCAAGTCAGTAGGTGTTTATTGTAAAGCGctaaatagaataactcatttTAAAAGCCTAGAGGTGTTAGCAAATAAATTCTTTGGAAATTTTACTTCTACTTATAAGAATTAATGATGGAGGAGTTTTCTACAAAATCAACACGGGACAAAACAAGGGTGTATAatccttatttttcttatcataaTCAATTATGGATTAAATTGATTCCCACTAAGAAATCTATTATTTTCGGTTCGAAAGCCATCATGAATGGTatttgttaagaatataataaaagaaatctatctctttttattagtttaaatttttttgacaagtagtgattttacataatattaGAGCAGAAGTCTTGAGTTCGAATTCTAACTTTACATTCTACCCCATTTAATTAgaggaaaataatagtataactTCTAAATATGTCCACCAAATATGAtcacacatatttttattttttttcttaatggttaaggccgaagtgactattagtgaatttattaatttatttatttttcttaatggtaaaggatgtttaaaaaatacttaaaaaaaaaaactcatttgcacTGGTGTGCATATTTGGGGTGCACATTTTGTGTGCACCCTAATATTAtccttaattaaatatttcacgtattGGGTCATCCATTGATTAAGAGTTTAGCCCACATGTGACTAACAtgaggaaaaatattaaaaatataatataaataattaaatatatatattttcatcagtttaaatttttaagataaatgataattttataatatttatgtaaatttggCTATCCAGCATTGTGAAACTCAAATTGCTTAAGCATCAATGTTGTCCTCTATCTTAATGATGCAGAATCAACTGCACACTAATGTTGCAGAAGGTGATCATTTGATTGTAGGGGTATGGAAACAAATCTTCTGCCATCTTTGGTTTTAATCTTCCATGGCAAGATAGATATTTCATCATGTGATGGGAAAATAGTAAAAGAAAGGAACAAGTGGGCCATCATTTCAACCTTAGTTGATCCTATGCCCATTCTTATGCCTTGTTtggtttcaaaaaatatttcaatttatctaattttattattataattctatcaaatttttaaacaaaatataataaaaaatttaacttttttaaatcccaaaataaaaataatattaaaaaataatattcttataatattttattcaactctcaattttcatctcatttcaactcactatccaaacttcaTCTAATAATTTAGGAAATTATGGTTACGCAGgatcaacatccaaatacatttttttaagaaaaatcatgaCTAATTAATAGATTAGGCTGGATTttgatgttgaattgagttgagttgaattaaattttttatgaatagtaatgaattaagATAGTATAATGAGTTCTATGAAAtctacctaagatgagttttgTAGGGTCCAAATAATAATGTATTTGAAGT is drawn from Juglans regia cultivar Chandler chromosome 5, Walnut 2.0, whole genome shotgun sequence and contains these coding sequences:
- the LOC109007632 gene encoding sugar transport protein 8-like; amino-acid sequence: MPAIVISESGGGQDFPAKLTGQVVVCSIIAAFGGLMFGYDIGISGGVTSMDDFLIKFFPAVYEKKHRAKENNYCKFDNQYLQLFTSSLYLAAIVASFFASMACKKFGRKPVIQAASVFFVAGAILNTVAKDLLMLILGRLCLGAGVGFGNQAVPLFISEIAPAKYRGGLNICFQLLITVGILCANVINYFTSNMHPYGWRVSLGGAAVPAIILLVGSIVIVETPTSLIERGKEDQGLKTLRKIRGVEDVEKEFNDLVHATEVANQAKHAYRSLMKRNSRPQLICSALLQVFQQLTGINVIMFYAPVLFQTMGFKSDGSLLSAVVTGLVNVLSTLVAVFSVDRIGRRKLLIEAAVQMLVAQSVMGAILAVHLKASNEMPSNYALFVVFLVCLFVSGFAWSWGPLGWLIPSEIFPLETRSAGFFFAVSTNMLFTFLIAQAFLTMLCHMRSGIFFFFVAWIVLMGSFAIFFLPETKGVPIDEMNERVWKKHWFWKRYFDDDDREMQAKAEEKQLA